The Anoplopoma fimbria isolate UVic2021 breed Golden Eagle Sablefish chromosome 20, Afim_UVic_2022, whole genome shotgun sequence genome includes a window with the following:
- the cdca3 gene encoding cell division cycle-associated protein 3 → MGSSESKLVCAPIKPEPELKNNRVSDLIDPRSPSTGIDRTPIQVDGLVPKTQCPLAFTDPRSPSIGISRTPVREVMRATVGSFARRLGVFLHNESEGKFHEAPQKCFNNAVEEVVLEESDELASTEPLLPLQPSCDLASLAEHANLLATPQQPPIKNVGDSSPFVLLEKPQSEVELETEADISLEEAEEARETPLHKRLSMSLITYHEGATSSQIFAEVHCDSTSSPAPTAEVEPLGDGVDHSYALPSITVDPGTPVELSLPTDSDGSPAQVSPAKSEKAEPSPEETKEVLEECSLPSTPEPPNVPSPEQPKPSTGIRCPTFDSKSPSQVVFKPQWLGKGFGATGLRARGVQGGKGGSSPLAVRMAVKKVTNENKRQSGKLKQKGTEGRSPLQILKGTNSPRDQRSPMKLKVSTPDKQRLGQIDRRVLAISSDKENR, encoded by the exons ATGGGATCCAGTGAGAGTAAGCTGGTGTGTGCACCAAtaaaaccagaaccagaactcaAAAACAACCGGGTCTCTGATCTCATAGATCCACGCTCTCCTTCAACAGGAATTGATCGTACTCCCATTCAG GTCGATGGACTTGTTCCCAAAACCCAGTGTCCACTGGCGTTCACTGATCCACGCTCACCTTCTATTGGCATTAGCCGCACCCCTGTCAGAGAGGTCATGAGAG CAACAGTTGGGTCCTTTGCCCGCCGCCTGGGTGTGTTTTTGCACAATGAGAGTGAAGGCAAATTCCATGAAGCCCCTCAGAAGTGCTTTAATAATGCCGTGGAGGAGGTGGTCTTGGAGGAGAGTGACGAGCTGGCTTCCACCGAACCCCTCCTGCCTCTGCAGCCCTCCTGCGACCTCGCCTCCCTGGCTGAGCATGCTAACCTCCTGGCCACCCCTCAGCAGCCCCCTATCAAAAATGTGGGTGACTCGAGCCCCTTCGTGCTTCTTGAGAAACCCCAGTCTGAGGTGGAATTAGAAACTGAGGCAGACATTAGCCTGGAGGAGGCCGAAGAAGCAAGAGAGACTCCTCTTCACAAGAGGCTGAGCATGAGCCTGATAACCTACCATGAGGGGGCAACCTCCTCCCAGATCTTTGCTGAGGTGCACTGTGACAGCACTTCATCCCCAGCGCCTACTGCAGAAGTGGAGCCCCTCGGGGATGGCGTGGATCATTCGTATGCCCTTCCTTCTATCACTGTTGATCCAGGGACCCCCGTTGAGCTTTCCCTCCCCACTGATTCAGACGGTTCCCCAGCTCAGGTGTCCCCTGCCAAGTCAGAGAAAGCAGAGCCATCTCCTGAAGAAACCAAAGAGGTTCTTGAAGAATGTTCATTGCCTTCTACCCCAGAGCCACCAAATGTCCCCAGCCCAGAGCAGCCAAAGCCCAGCACCGGCATCCGCTGCCCCACCTTTGACTCAAAGAGCCCCAGTCAGGTGGTGTTCAAGCCGCAGTGGTTGGGAAAAGGATTTGGCGCCACCGGGCTAAGAGCTAGAGGAGTGCAGGGTGGAAAAGGAGGCTCCTCTCCTCTTGCCGTCCGCATGGCCGTGAAGAAAGTAACCAATGAGAACAAGCGACAGTCTGGAAAACTAAAGCAGAAAG GTACTGAAGGTCGCTCCCCATTGCAGATCCTTAAGGGGACCAACTCACCCCGGGACCAACGTTCTCcg ATGAAGCTGAAGGTGTCCACCCCAGATAAGCAGAGACTCGGACAGATTGACCGCAGAGTGCTGGCAATTTCTTCGGATAAGGAGAACAGATGA
- the gnb3a gene encoding guanine nucleotide-binding protein G(I)/G(S)/G(T) subunit beta-3a produces MGEMEELRKEADSLKDQITAARKAVQDSTLQEAAAGITVVGRVQLKTRKTLRGHLAKIYAMHWGTDSTLCVSASQDGKLIVWDSITTNKVNAIPLKSSWVMTCSYAPSGNLVACGGLDNMCSIYNLKGKDGNVKVMRELAAHTGYLSCCRFLSDTEIITSSGDCTCVLWDIETGTQKTVFAGHQGDCMSLAVSPDFKFFISGACDYTAKLWDIREEQCRQTFGGHESDINAIGFFPNGNAVITGSDDATCKLYDLRADQELITYQDSSIMCGVTSLAPSVSGRLLLAGYDDFNVNIWDTLKSERVGVLAGHDNRVSCIGVSSDGMACCTGSWDSFLKIWN; encoded by the exons ATGGGTGAAATGGAGGAATTGAGAAAGGAGGCAGACAGTCTCAAAGACCAGATCACT GCAGCTCGTAAGGCGGTGCAGGACAGCACACTGCAAGAAGCAGCAGCCGGGATCACCGTGGTGGGACGCGTCCAGTTGAAGACCAGGAAAACACTCAGGGGTCACCTCGCCAAAATCTACGCTATGCACTGGGGCACTGACTCCAC GTTGTGTGTCAGTGCTTCACAAGATGGAAAACTCATAGTGTGGGACAGCATAACAACCAACAAG GTGAATGCCATCCCTCTCAAGTCATCATGGGTGATGACTTGTTCCTATGCACCTTCGGGTAACCTCGTGGCTTGTGGTGGTCTGGACAACATGTGCTCCATCTACAACCTCAAGGGCAAAGATGGGAATGTCAAGGTTATGCGTGAGTTGGCGGCACACACAG GTTACCTGTCCTGCTGTCGTTTCCTCAGCGACACTGAGATCATCACCAGCTCTGGAGACTGCACTTG CGTGCTATGGGACATTGAGACAGGGACCCAAAAGACCGTCTTTGCAGGACACCAGGGAGACTGCATGTCCCTGGCCGTGTCCCCAGACTTCAAGTTTTTCATCTCAGGGGCCTGTGACTACACAGCCAAGCTGTGGGACATCAGGGAGGAACAATGCAGACAGACCTTTGGGGGCCATGAGAGTGACATCAACGCAATTggg TTCTTCCCCAATGGTAACGCAGTGATAACGGGGTCGGATGACGCCACCTGTAAACTGTACGACCTGCGGGCTGACCAGGAGCTCATCACCTACCAGGACTCCAGCATCATGTGCGGGGTGACCTCCCTGGCCCCCTCCGTGTCTGGACGCCTGCTATTGGCTGGCTATGACGACTTCAATGTCAACATCTGGGACACACTGAAATCTGAGAGAGTGG GAGTGCTGGCTGGTCATGACAACAGAGTGAGCTGTATCGGAGTGTCCTCGGATGGGATGGCGTGTTGCACAGGATCCTGGGACAGCTTCCTCAAGATATGGAACTGA
- the p3h3 gene encoding prolyl 3-hydroxylase 3, whose protein sequence is MALHTDHSPVYVAFYFLITTLLNCTSASPGTGSSNVLSLLQPYDFLYYSGVRSYFGAEWVKAAELLEKAIITKESLSRVRRQCHDDCVAAGRDAFNKLDSEGGSMWDLWTLDWVQQKAECLRFCIGRSVTPAGQLPVSTDIDYEFSTRNPYNFLQVTYYKLEKLQKAASAAHTYFVANPSHLEMRNNIEKYRRMEGVTEEAFQDRELENEQHWVLYDSAVQYEASSDWVQAADKWKACVNKTLQQTDKCRVQCEVVPQRLPEDRGVESNDGVFEKAAALSLSLLSCRQSCVTQVATRPGRISAQEDFLPTQLEHLHIAQFKAGDISGALQTLRSLLLFYPSDKDSLDNLQLYYETLGGDTESQGTQPAQEIVGYISRALEEKKLLYFGMENLDFSFTDPDLWTPENVVPESLRDNWRAEKEKINDKIKQGEQKEEVDDSGFFAGGPVLQVGVTITMDDQVMNGTNRVVLDGVMTEKECDRLLHLATAAVSAGDGYRGRRSPHTPHETFEGLTVLRAVKLAQDGMVNQSDARLLHELGERVRVLLHSYFRSPSELFTSFTHLVCRSAIAGDQEGRLDLSHPVHVDNCLLEPETNQCWREPPAFIHRDLSAILYLNDNFDGGDLFFTNRDAKTITARVKPSCGRLVGFSSGPVNPHGVTAVTSGRRCALALWFTKQKIYRDMEREEAEALWAADGQSVAKKDGEQAEGGATPARNARNQAPTERSRGRGRVTGGKDEL, encoded by the exons ATGGCGCTGCACACGGATCATTCCCCTGTATACGTGgcgttttattttcttattacaaCGTTACTTAATTGTACTTCGGCATCTCCGGGAACAGGCAGCTCCAATGTGTTGTCTCTGCTGCAGCCGTATGATTTCTTATACTACAGTGGAGTACGATCATATTTTGGTGCGGAGTGGGTGAaggctgcagagctgctggagaaAGCCATCATAACCAAGGAATCACTGTCTAGAGTCCGCAGGCAGTGTCATGATGACTGTGTGGCAGCAGGGAGAGATGCATTTAATAAACTGG ACTCTGAAGGGGGGAGTATGTGGGACCTCTGGACCTTGGATTGGGTGCAgcagaaggcagaatgtttgaGGTTCTGTATTGGACGCTCCGTCACACCTGCAGGACAGCTCCCTGTTTCTACTGACATAGATTATGAATTCAGCACGCGGAACCCTTACAATTTCCTGCAGGTCACATACTACAAG TTGGAGAAGTTGCAGAAGGCGGCATCAGCAGCTCATACCTACTTTGTGGCCAACCCCAGTCACTTAGAGATGAGGAACAACATTGAGAAGTACAGACGGATGGAGGGAGTGACCGAGGAGGCCTTCCAGGACAGAGAGCTGGAGAATGAGCAACActgg GTCCTGTATGATTCTGCAGTTCAGTATGAGGCCTCATCTGACTGGGTGCAAGCAGCAGATAAATGGAAAGCTTGTGTGaacaaaacactgcagcagacagacaagTGCAGGGTGCAGTGTGAGGTGGTCCCCCAACGGCTGCCAGAGGACAGGGGGGTGGAAAGTAACGATGGCGTGTTTGAAAAGGCTGCag CTCTTTCCCTCTCCCTGCTCTCGTGCCGGCAGTCCTGTGTGACTCAGGTAGCCACAAGACCCGGAAGGATTTCTGCTCAGGAGGACTTCCTGCCAACACAGCTGGAGCATCTGCATATTGCACAGTTTAAAG CTGGTGATATAAGTGGAGCCCTGCAGACACTTCGCAGCCTTCTCTTGTTTTACCCCTCTGACAAGGACTCCTTAGACAACCTGCAGCTCTACTATGAAACACTAGGGGGAGACACAGAGTCACAGGGCACACAGCCTGCTCAG GAGATTGTCGGATACATTAGTCGTGCTTTGGAGGAGAAGAAGCTCCTGTATTTTGGTATGGAGAACCTTGACTTCAGTTTCACAGACCCA GATCTTTGGACTCCAGAAAATGTTGTACCTGAATCACTGAGAGATAATTGGAG agctgaaaaagagaaaataaacgATAAAATAAAGCAAGGAGAGCagaaggaggaagtggatgaCAGTGGCTTTTTTGCAG GTGGTCCAGTCCTCCAGGTGGGTGTGACCATCACCATGGACGACCAGGTTATGAACGGGACCAATCGGGTAGTACTCGACGGAGTCATGACTGAGAAGGAGTGTGACAGACTACTGCATTTAGCAACG GCTGCAGTATCTGCTGGGGATGGTTACCGGGGACGACGGTCTCCGCACACGCCTCACGAGACGTTTGAGGGCCTGACTGTCCTCAGGGCTGTAAAG TTGGCCCAGGATGGTATGGTAAACCAATCAGATGCCCGACTGTTACACGAGCTGggcgagagagtgagagtgcTGCTGCACTCCTACTTCAGGAGCCCCTCAGAACTCTTCACCTCTTTTACACACCTGGTCTGCCGCAGTGCCATTGCAG GTGATCAGGAGGGCAGGCTGGATCTGTCTCATCCTGTCCATGTTGACAACTGTCTCCTTGAGCCAGAGACCAATCAGTGCTGGAGGGAACCACCAGCATTCATACACAGAGACCTCAG TGCCATTCTCTACCTGAATGACAACTTTGATGGAGGGGACTTGTTCTTCACTAACAGGGATGCCAAGACAATAACA GCTCGAGTAAAACCCAGCTGTGGTCGACTGGTGGGCTTCTCCTCGGGTCCAGTAAATCCACATGGTGTTACTGCAGTGACCAGTGGCCGGCGGTGCGCGCTGGCCCTCTGGTTCACAAAACAGAAGATATACAGGGACATG GAGCGAGAGGAGGCTGAGGCCTTGTGGGCTGCAGACGGACAGAGTGTGGCGAAAAAGGACGGGGAGCAGGCGGAGGGCGGTGCCACCCCTGCCAGGAACGCTCGGAACCAAGCACCGacggagaggagcagagggagaggcagGGTGACGGGGGGGAAGGATGAACTGtga
- the usp5 gene encoding ubiquitin carboxyl-terminal hydrolase 5 produces the protein MAEVGDVLMSVLSTIRVPKPGDGVHKDECALSFSSPESEGGLFVCMNSFLGFGSQYVDRYHARTGQRAYLHITRTRKDKKEDDNNSGSGHPPKKKPTRLAIGIEGGFDVEQEQYEEDIKVVILPDRQEVTSEDVATMPEFVRERVSLSMAGIMAADSVSHALQVQQWDGEVRQESRHAAGLKQLDNGVKIPPSGWRCEVCDLQENIWMNLTDGKVLCGRRYFDGTGGNNHALLHFQETGYPIAVKLGTITPDGADVYSYDEDDMVLDSKLPEHLAHFGINMMTMEKTERTMTELEIAVNQRVGEWEVIQESGTTLRPMFGPGLTGMKNLGNSCYLNSVMQVLFTVPDFQNKYVSNIDKIIDEAPSDPTQDFKTQVAKLGYGLLSGEYSKPAPDPADENGASEPRGDQIGIAPRMFKALVGRGHAEFSTNRQQDAHEFLLYFINMLERNCRSGSNPSEAFRFLVEERIVCQQTQKAKYTQRVDYIVQLPVPMDQATNTEELQEAERRREEGDSSAPTVRAQIPFTACMAALSEPEILTDFWSSAVQSKTTATKTTRFASFPDHLVIQIKKFTFGLDWVPKKLDVSIDVPDTLDLSALRATGQQPGEELLPEVAPPPLMTPDVEVKAPVIDETTVALLCDMGFPPDACRKAVYYTGNTGIENVMDWIMSHKDDPDFAAPLVLPGCSSGPGTTPTESISEEHLATIVSMGFSRDQATKALRATSNVLDRAVDWIFSHLDDLESMDVSEGGRSAAESEGDRDLPPGPRVKDGPGKYELFAFISHMGTSTMCGHYVCHIKKDQQWVIFNDQKVCASEKPPKDLGYLYFYQRVAE, from the exons ATGGCGGAGGTCGGTGATGTTTTGATGTCGGTGTTATCCACAATCCGGGTCCCGAAGCCCGGGGACGGGGTCCACAAAGACGAATGCGCCTTGTCATTTTCCTCGCCG GAAAGTGAAGGAGgactgtttgtgtgcatgaacaGCTTCCTTGGCTTTGGGAGTCAGTATGTGGACCGGTACCACGCCCGGACCGGCCAGAGGGCTTACCTACACATAACCCGGACTCGCAAGGATAAG AAGGAAGATGACAATAACTCTGGATCTGGTCACCCGCCAAAGAAAAAGCCCACCAGATTGGCTATAG GAATTGAAGGAGGGTTTGATGTGGAGCAGGAGCAGTATGAAGAGGATATAAAGGTGGTCATTTTACCTGatagacaggaagtgacatcagagGACGTTGCTACCATGCCTGAATTTGTGAGAGAGCGG GTGTCCCTGTCAATGGCGGGTATAATGGCAGCCGACTCAGTGTCTCATGCCTTACAAGTTCAACAGTGGGATggagaggtgagacaggagTCGAGGCATGCTGCTGGCCTTAAACAGCTTGACAACGGAGTCAAGATCCCTCCCAG TGGCTGGCGGTGTGAGGTGTGTGACCTCCAGGAGAATATTTGGATGAACCTGACAGACGGCAAAGTGCTGTGTGGTCGCAGGTATTTTGATGGCACCGGGGGCAACAACCATGCCCTTCTACACTTCCAGGAGACAGGATACCCAATTGCTGTCAAACTTGGTACCATCACTCCTGATGGGGCAG ATGTGTATTCCTATGATGAGGATGACATGGTACTGGATTCCAAGTTACCAGAGCATCTGGCTCACTTTGGCATCAACATGATGACCATGGAGAAG ACCGAACGGACAATGACAGAGCTGGAGATTGCTGTGAACCAGCGTGTGGGGGAGTGGGAGGTGATCCAGGAGTCGGGCACCACCCTACGGCCCATGTTTGGACCCGGTTTGACTGGCATGAAGAATCTAGGGAACAGTTGCTACCTCAACTCTGTCATGCAAGTGCTCTTCACCGTTCCAGATTTCCAGAACAA ATATGTGTCTAACATCGACAAGATTATTGATGAAGCCCCAAGTGACCCCACCCAGGACTTTAAAACCCAAGT aGCCAAGCTCGGCTACGGTCTGTTGTCAGGAGAGTATTCCAAACCAGCGCCAGACCCTGCGGATGAAAATGGTGCATCTGAACCCAGg GGAGACCAAATCGGTATAGCGCCAAGAATGTTCAAAGCACTTGTTGGGCGGGGCCACGCAGAGTTCTCTACAAATCGACAACAGGATGCTCATGAGTTTTTATTGTACTTCATAAACATGTTGGAG AGGAACTGTCGCTCTGGGTCCAACCCATCTGAAGCCTTCAGGTTCCTGGTGGAGGAGAGGATTGTGTGTCAGCAAACACAGAAAGCCAAGTACACGCAGCGGGTGGATTACATCGTCCAGCTGCCTGTGCCGATGGATCAGGCTACCAACACAG AAGAGCTTCAGGAGGCGGAGCGCCGGCGTGAGGAGGGGGACTCATCAGCCCCCACAGTGCGTGCACAAATCCCCTTCACAGCTTGCATGGCAGCCCTCAGTGAACCAGAGATCCTCACAGACTTCTGGAGCTCGGCTGTGCAGTCCAAGACTACTGCTACCAA AACAACGCGCTTTGCCTCTTTTCCCGACCACCTGGTCATCCAGATTAAGAAGTTCACCTTTGGCCTCGACTGGGTGCCCAAGAAACTGG ACGTGAGCATTGACGTTCCTGACACCCTGGACCTGAGCGCCTTACGTGCAACTGGCCAGCAGCCAGGGGAGGAGCTTCTACCAGAGGTGGCCCCGCCCCCACTCATGACCCCAGATGTGGAGGTTAAAG CTCCAGTCATTGATGAAACCACTGTGGCCCTGTTATGTGACATGGGATTCCCACCGGACGCCTGCAGAAAAGCGGTGTActacactgggaacactggaaTCGAAAATGTCATGGATTGGATCATGAGCCATAAGGATGACCCAG ACTTTGCGGCCCCCCTGGTGTTGCCAGGCTGTAGCTCCGGCCCCGGGACCACACCCACAGAGAGCATCTCCGAGGAGCACCTGGCAACCATCGTCTCCATGGGCTTCAGCCGAGACCAGGCAACCAAAGCTCTTCGAGCCACG AGTAATGTCCTGGACCGGGCCGTGGACTGGATCTTCTCCCACCTGGATGACCTGGAGTCCATGGATGTTTCTGAAGGCGGTCGCTCAGCCGCAGAGAGCGAGGGTGACAGAGATCTTCCGCCTGGGCCTCGTGTCAAAGACGGACCAGGAA AGTATGAGCTGTTTGCGTTCATCAGTCACATGGGGACGAGCACAATGTGCGGCCACTACGTCTGTCACATCAAGAAGGATCAGCA GTGGGTCATCTTCAATGATCAGAAGGTCTGCGCTTCAGAGAAACCTCCCAAAGACCTGGGATACCTCTACTTCTACCAGAGAGTGGCTGAATGA
- the LOC129109559 gene encoding uncharacterized protein LOC129109559, which produces MKTIVCFWFVLGALSASGKVLVTKPGQKAILECGVNTFTKQLEWYHEKDLLHRVSHRGFPSKGKGEIVTNSKVKQTKLEIVLVKKEYAGKFICIADENRQEHTLLVASVSVKASPSTELQLGSEAELDCQVEGLDQGSTATWKRPDGSLHSGILKSVDHSDEGDWECTFPSGGETYSQILAIKVKGPTPVPADPTLSQGTTCVDCVTHPPSVTAFLLGLSWWVWVAVGAGCLVVVLLLVFVIILCKRIKKKQGKFQAMKNGRQPLKPKKYCKCDSPAAAAKPQQKRRREKPSALPPQPLLML; this is translated from the exons ATGAAGACAATcgtgtgtttttggtttg tgcTTGGTGCACTTTCTGCTTCAGGCAAAGTGCTCGTCACAAAACCAGGGCAGAAGGCCATCTTGGAGTGTGGGGTAAACACCTTTACAAAGCAGCTGGAGTGGTATCATGAGAAAGACCTGTTACATAGAGTTTCTCACAGAGGCTTCCCTAGCAAAG GGAAAGGTGAAATTGTCACAAACTCAAAGGTGAAGCAAACAAAGCTGGAGATCGTTCTAGTGAAGAAAGAATATGCCGGGAAGTTCATTTGCATTGCAGATGAGAACCGTCAAGAACACACTCTTCTTGTGGCCTCAG TGTCAGTCAAGGCCAGCCCCTCCACTGAGCTCCAGCTGGGCAGTGAGGCCGAGCTCGACTGTCAGGTAGAAGGTCTGGACCAAGGCTCTACAGCGACGTGGAAGAGACCAGATGGAAGTTTACACTCAGGGATTCTCAAGTCCGTAGACCACTCTGATGAAGGCGACTGGGAGTGTACATTCCCCAGTGGCGGGGAGACGTACAGTCAGATTCTAGCCATCAAAGTTAAAG gacCTACTCCTGTACCAGCTGATCCAACCCTTTCCCAAGGCACAACCTGCGTCGACT GCGTCACTCACCCTCCATCTGTCACTGCTTTTCTGCTGGGCCTCAGCTGGTGGGTGTGGGTTGCAGTTGGAGCGGGCTGCCTGGTTGTGGTTCTCCTATTGGTCTTTGTCATTATCCTGTGCAAGAGGATCAAGAAAAAGCAG GGAAAATTTCAGGCGATGAAGAATGGCCGACAGCCACTGAAGCCAAAGAAGTACTGCAAGTGTGACAG cccagcagctgcagcaaaaCCGCAGCAAAAACGCCGGAGAGAGAAGCCATCAGCTCTCCCTCCGCAACCCCTGCTAATGCTGTGA